The Panicum virgatum strain AP13 chromosome 5K, P.virgatum_v5, whole genome shotgun sequence genome has a window encoding:
- the LOC120708946 gene encoding uncharacterized protein Mb2253c-like: MDLPGRLVRRRLDAVAPGLQPPGRLVRPRQDDTPVPGRPIRRRLDAAGQASVTPRGRPSGAPGLELMMCILYFDGASQGNPGQAGAGAVLMTEDGRVISRLREGLGAVTNNIAEYKGLILGLKYAIRYGIKRIKVHGDSQLVCNQVNGVWNTKKQYLKELRNEVIRLKENFHSFEISHVRRESNAEADRQANIGIALASGTMSEERGDF; this comes from the exons ATGGACCTGCCTGGTCGTCTTGTACGTCGCCGCCTGGACGCTGTGGCGCCTGGACTCCAGCCG CCTGGCCGTCTCGTCCGCCCCCGCCAGGACGACACACCCGTGCCTGGTCGTCCCATCCGTCGCCGCCTGGACGCTGCGGGCCAGGCCTCTGTGACTCCACGTGGTCGCCCCTCGGGCGCGCCTGGACTCGAGCTG ATGATGTGTATTCTTTATTTTGATGGTGCTTCACAAGGCAACCCAGGACAAGCAGGTGCTGGAGCTGTGCTTATGACTGAAGATGGTAGAGTG ATATCTCGACTTCGTGAGGGTCTTGGTGCCGTTACTAATAATATTGCTGAGTATAAAGGCCTCATCTTAGGACTGAAATACGCGATTAGGTATGGAATCAAGAGAATCAAAGTACATGGGGACTCTCAACTTGTCTGCAATCAG GTGAACGGTGTCTGGAACACGAAGAAGCAGTACCTGAAGGAACTGCGCAATGAAGTGATACGGCTAAAAGAGAACTTTCACTCTTTTGAGATCAGTCATGTCCGGCGG GAATCGAATGCCGAGGCAGATCGCCAGGCGAACATCGGGATCGCACTTGCAA GTGGCACCATGTCCGAGGAGCGTGGTGACTTCTGA